From one Parambassis ranga chromosome 5, fParRan2.1, whole genome shotgun sequence genomic stretch:
- the syt2b gene encoding synaptotagmin-2 isoform X1: MKFNLFRKPQAMAATEPTTAPTMTVAPTPAVISTSAPEISGSNNTEISKNDMFEEIKSKFLNEIDKIPLPPWALIAIAVVAALLILTCCFCIIKKCCCKKKKNKKGKKGKDGFNMKNMQGGEIHQDDDDDEGETGLTEEEKEEEEKEQEKLGKLQYSIDYDFENTKLTVGILQAADLMSMDSGGTSDPYVRVLLFPDKKKKFDTKVHKKTLNPVFNETFVFKVPYEELGGKTLVMSVYDYDRFSKHDVIGEVKLPMNTIDLGRPIEEWRDLESADQEEPEKLGDICISLRYVPTAGKLTVCILEAKNLKKMDACGLSDPYVKIQLLQGGKRLKKKKTTVKKNTLNPYYNESFSFEIPLEQMQKILVAVTVFDYDKIGKNDAIGKIFVGSKATGLGLKHWSDMLANPRRPIAQWHALQPEEDIDGQLASLAAKK; this comes from the exons ATGAAGTTCAACTTGTTCAGAAAGCCACAGGCCATGGCGGCCACCGAGCCGACCACCGCCCCGACCATGACCGTGGCTCCAACCCCGGCCGTCATATCCACCTCTGCACCAGAGATCTCTGGGTCCAACAACACAGAGATCAGCAAGAATGACATGTTTGAGGAGATCAAGAGCAAGTTCTTGAATGAGATTGACAAAATTCCTT tGCCTCCATGGGCTCTGATTGCCATCGCTGTGGTGGCTGCACTGCTTATCCTGACCTGCTGCTTCTGCATAATCAAAAAGTGCTgctgcaagaagaagaagaacaagaaaggaaagaagggcaAGGACGGCTTCAACATGAAGAACATGCAGGGTGGAGAG ATACACCAggacgacgatgatgatgagggagagaCCGGACTGactgaggaagagaaagaggaagaggaaaaagaacagGAGAAACTTGGGAAGCTGCAGTACTCCATAGATTATGACTTTGAGAACACAAAG CTCACAGTCGGCATCCTTCAAGCTGCAGACCTCATGTCCATGGACTCAGGTGGAACCTCCGATCCTTATGTCCGCGTCCTGCTCTTCcctgacaagaagaagaagtttgaCACCAAAGTGCACAAGAAAACACTGAACCCCGTCTTCAATGAGACATTTGTTTTCAAG GTGCCCTATGAGGAGCTCGGAGGCAAGACGCTGGTGATGTCTGTGTATGACTACGACCGATTTTCGAAGCATGATGTCATCGGAGAGGTGAAGCTACCCATGAACACCATCGACCTCGGAAGGCCGATTGAGGAGTGGCGGGATCTGGAGAGCGCCGATCAGGAGGAG CCTGAGAAACTAGGAGACATCTGCATCTCCCTGCGTTATGTGCCAACGGCCGGGAAACTCACCGTCTGCATCCTGGAGGCAAAGAACCTGAAGAAAATGGACGCCTGCGGCTTATCTG ATCCATATGTAAAGATCCAGCTGCTCCAGGGAGGAAAGcgtctgaagaagaagaagaccacAGTGAAGAAGAACACCTTAAACCCATACTATAATGAATCCTTCAGCTTTGAAATCCCTCTGGAACAGATGCAG AAAATCCTGGTGGCAGTCACAGTGTTTGATTATGACAAGATAGGTAAGAACGACGCCATCGGGAAGATCTTCGTGGGCAGCAAGGCTACGGGCTTAGGTCTGAAGCACTGGTCTGACATGCTGGCTAATCCCCGCCGCCCCATCGCTCAGTGGCATGCATTGCAGCCAGAGGAGGATATCGATGGTCAGCTGGCATCTTTGGCTGCAAAGAAGTAA
- the syt2b gene encoding synaptotagmin-2 isoform X2, which yields MKFNLFRKPQAMAATEPTTAPTMTVAPTPAVISTSAPEISGSNNTEISKNDMFEEIKSKFLNEIDKIPLPPWALIAIAVVAALLILTCCFCIIKKCCCKKKKNKKGKKGKDGFNMKNMQGGEDDDDDEGETGLTEEEKEEEEKEQEKLGKLQYSIDYDFENTKLTVGILQAADLMSMDSGGTSDPYVRVLLFPDKKKKFDTKVHKKTLNPVFNETFVFKVPYEELGGKTLVMSVYDYDRFSKHDVIGEVKLPMNTIDLGRPIEEWRDLESADQEEPEKLGDICISLRYVPTAGKLTVCILEAKNLKKMDACGLSDPYVKIQLLQGGKRLKKKKTTVKKNTLNPYYNESFSFEIPLEQMQKILVAVTVFDYDKIGKNDAIGKIFVGSKATGLGLKHWSDMLANPRRPIAQWHALQPEEDIDGQLASLAAKK from the exons ATGAAGTTCAACTTGTTCAGAAAGCCACAGGCCATGGCGGCCACCGAGCCGACCACCGCCCCGACCATGACCGTGGCTCCAACCCCGGCCGTCATATCCACCTCTGCACCAGAGATCTCTGGGTCCAACAACACAGAGATCAGCAAGAATGACATGTTTGAGGAGATCAAGAGCAAGTTCTTGAATGAGATTGACAAAATTCCTT tGCCTCCATGGGCTCTGATTGCCATCGCTGTGGTGGCTGCACTGCTTATCCTGACCTGCTGCTTCTGCATAATCAAAAAGTGCTgctgcaagaagaagaagaacaagaaaggaaagaagggcaAGGACGGCTTCAACATGAAGAACATGCAGGGTGGAGAG gacgacgatgatgatgagggagagaCCGGACTGactgaggaagagaaagaggaagaggaaaaagaacagGAGAAACTTGGGAAGCTGCAGTACTCCATAGATTATGACTTTGAGAACACAAAG CTCACAGTCGGCATCCTTCAAGCTGCAGACCTCATGTCCATGGACTCAGGTGGAACCTCCGATCCTTATGTCCGCGTCCTGCTCTTCcctgacaagaagaagaagtttgaCACCAAAGTGCACAAGAAAACACTGAACCCCGTCTTCAATGAGACATTTGTTTTCAAG GTGCCCTATGAGGAGCTCGGAGGCAAGACGCTGGTGATGTCTGTGTATGACTACGACCGATTTTCGAAGCATGATGTCATCGGAGAGGTGAAGCTACCCATGAACACCATCGACCTCGGAAGGCCGATTGAGGAGTGGCGGGATCTGGAGAGCGCCGATCAGGAGGAG CCTGAGAAACTAGGAGACATCTGCATCTCCCTGCGTTATGTGCCAACGGCCGGGAAACTCACCGTCTGCATCCTGGAGGCAAAGAACCTGAAGAAAATGGACGCCTGCGGCTTATCTG ATCCATATGTAAAGATCCAGCTGCTCCAGGGAGGAAAGcgtctgaagaagaagaagaccacAGTGAAGAAGAACACCTTAAACCCATACTATAATGAATCCTTCAGCTTTGAAATCCCTCTGGAACAGATGCAG AAAATCCTGGTGGCAGTCACAGTGTTTGATTATGACAAGATAGGTAAGAACGACGCCATCGGGAAGATCTTCGTGGGCAGCAAGGCTACGGGCTTAGGTCTGAAGCACTGGTCTGACATGCTGGCTAATCCCCGCCGCCCCATCGCTCAGTGGCATGCATTGCAGCCAGAGGAGGATATCGATGGTCAGCTGGCATCTTTGGCTGCAAAGAAGTAA